In Caldicellulosiruptor morganii, the following proteins share a genomic window:
- a CDS encoding helix-turn-helix domain-containing protein, which translates to MSNLGNKLELLMKVLNIRTSDLARFLYIDPSLISKWKNNKRILHPDSEHAKLLVDYLVNKIDDSNIQKLKFIISDIDDKSLSTGEIIFEWLFNSKENVVGEFSGIYNPVLKACSVYYGNEGRKEAVIRFLGEGRKSKPTEMLLLSQEDMTWLLSDSKFLECWEELMRENLYNQHRIKIVHTVDRDLNSLSTIYRKWIKLYFCGDIVSYYLPHYTDNIIKISIFVLKDCSAILSMSVQDSKDSITFYFDDRETVINLQKIFNSYLKSCRKLVYKIKNIDERDIYDTILEKASPGLNYYYIGTIPYYLDIIETNRDIKDRTAQHKIILFFDKLTDTKVKNDIYDNRAMFEEKVKSKDNIAVKLLIEKIIKKLKEDKNFQVALIKSQALDFDGEIFISGDNLALVFGTDEKTKQPAYLVSEKPTIINSIILSIDRIWEQIPRINRDKKWVIEKLELLYKTI; encoded by the coding sequence ATGAGCAATTTGGGGAATAAGCTTGAGCTTTTGATGAAGGTTTTAAATATCAGAACTTCCGATTTAGCAAGGTTTTTATACATTGATCCTTCTTTGATCAGTAAATGGAAGAATAATAAAAGAATCTTGCATCCGGATTCAGAACATGCTAAGCTACTGGTTGATTATTTGGTTAATAAAATTGATGATAGTAATATTCAAAAATTAAAATTTATTATTTCTGATATAGATGATAAATCACTATCAACTGGCGAAATAATATTTGAGTGGTTGTTCAATAGCAAAGAAAATGTAGTAGGTGAATTTTCAGGAATATACAATCCAGTATTAAAAGCATGTTCTGTATATTACGGGAACGAAGGCAGAAAAGAAGCTGTTATTAGATTTTTGGGAGAAGGGAGAAAAAGCAAACCTACTGAAATGCTACTTTTAAGCCAGGAAGATATGACATGGCTTTTGTCTGACAGCAAATTTTTAGAATGCTGGGAAGAATTGATGAGAGAAAATTTATATAACCAGCACAGGATTAAGATTGTTCATACAGTGGACAGAGATTTAAATAGTTTATCTACTATATATAGAAAGTGGATTAAATTATATTTTTGTGGAGATATTGTATCTTATTATTTACCTCACTATACTGATAATATTATTAAAATTTCTATATTTGTTCTGAAAGATTGTTCAGCTATATTATCAATGTCAGTACAAGACAGCAAGGATAGTATAACGTTTTATTTTGATGACAGAGAAACAGTGATTAATTTGCAAAAGATATTCAATAGTTATCTTAAAAGTTGCAGGAAATTGGTATACAAAATAAAAAACATAGATGAAAGAGATATATATGATACTATTTTAGAGAAAGCTTCTCCCGGGCTAAATTATTACTATATTGGGACAATACCATATTACCTGGATATCATCGAAACTAACAGAGATATAAAAGATAGAACTGCGCAGCATAAGATTATATTGTTTTTTGATAAACTAACTGATACGAAAGTTAAAAATGATATTTATGACAACAGAGCGATGTTTGAAGAAAAAGTAAAATCAAAAGATAATATCGCAGTAAAATTACTTATAGAGAAAATAATAAAAAAATTAAAAGAAGATAAAAATTTTCAGGTGGCACTGATTAAAAGTCAAGCACTGGATTTTGATGGTGAAATTTTTATTTCAGGTGATAATCTGGCACTGGTGTTTGGGACAGATGAAAAAACAAAACAGCCTGCCTATCTGGTATCTGAAAAACCCACAATTATAAATTCAATCATTCTCTCGATTGATAGAATATGGGAACAAATACCAAGAATAAATAGAGATAAAAAATGGGTAATAGAAAAATTAGAACTTTTATATAAAACTATATAA
- a CDS encoding beta/alpha barrel domain-containing protein: protein MNVKFNSKTHILEIEYQFRDVQEPNLFRNIYPYNEVPRLVFNHRIVPMNVPERLYITDTTFRDGQQSRSPYTIDQICRIYDYLHQLDNGSGVILHTEFFVYSKQDKEAVLKCLEKGYDFPKVTAWIRAKKEDFEIVKSLGIKETGILVSCSDYHIFKKLKMTRSQAMKQYLEIVSSALEAGIIPRCHFEDITRADFYGFVLPFINELMKLSKEAKMPVKIRACDTLGLGSPIPGVALPRSVPQIIYGIVNYGEVPSEWLEWHGHNDFYKAVINSTMAWLYGASMVNTSLLGIGERTGNTPLEAMVMEYIQIRGSADGMNVAVISEIAEYFKKEIGYEIPPMTPFVGENFNATRAGIHADGLMKDEEIYNIFDTGKILGRPPKVIIDAYSGIAGIVVWINRYFKDSGIDIQVDKKDPGVLKVKEWVDKQYENGRNTSISDEELKEVVKEVFGI from the coding sequence ATGAATGTCAAATTTAATTCAAAGACCCACATTCTTGAGATTGAGTACCAGTTCAGAGATGTTCAGGAGCCAAATCTTTTCAGAAACATCTATCCGTACAATGAAGTGCCGAGGCTTGTTTTCAACCACAGAATTGTGCCCATGAACGTGCCAGAAAGGCTTTATATTACCGACACAACCTTCAGAGACGGTCAGCAATCACGATCGCCCTACACCATTGATCAAATCTGCAGGATTTATGACTACCTGCACCAGCTTGACAATGGAAGCGGCGTTATTCTCCACACAGAGTTTTTTGTGTACTCAAAACAGGACAAAGAGGCAGTTTTGAAGTGCCTGGAAAAAGGTTATGACTTTCCAAAGGTTACTGCCTGGATCAGAGCTAAAAAAGAAGATTTTGAGATTGTAAAAAGCCTTGGCATCAAGGAGACAGGGATTCTGGTTTCATGCTCGGACTACCACATTTTCAAAAAGCTCAAAATGACAAGAAGCCAGGCAATGAAGCAATACCTGGAGATTGTATCATCAGCACTTGAGGCAGGAATTATACCGCGCTGCCACTTTGAAGACATCACAAGAGCCGACTTTTATGGATTTGTTCTGCCATTTATAAATGAGCTTATGAAGCTTTCCAAAGAGGCAAAAATGCCTGTTAAAATCAGAGCATGTGACACACTGGGGCTTGGCTCTCCAATTCCAGGGGTGGCTCTTCCAAGAAGTGTGCCCCAGATAATCTACGGGATTGTGAACTATGGTGAAGTGCCATCCGAGTGGCTTGAGTGGCACGGTCATAACGACTTTTACAAGGCTGTGATAAACTCCACAATGGCATGGCTTTACGGTGCTTCAATGGTAAACACATCCCTTCTGGGAATAGGTGAGCGAACCGGCAACACTCCTCTGGAAGCGATGGTGATGGAATATATTCAGATTCGTGGTTCGGCAGATGGCATGAATGTTGCCGTGATATCTGAGATTGCCGAGTATTTCAAAAAAGAAATAGGTTATGAAATTCCACCAATGACACCTTTTGTTGGTGAAAACTTCAATGCAACAAGAGCCGGGATTCATGCAGATGGGCTTATGAAGGATGAGGAAATCTACAATATATTTGATACGGGGAAAATTCTGGGAAGACCCCCCAAGGTCATAATTGATGCTTACTCAGGCATTGCTGGAATTGTGGTCTGGATAAACAGGTATTTTAAAGACAGCGGCATTGACATTCAGGTTGACAAAAAAGACCCAGGAGTCTTAAAAGTAAAAGAGTGGGTAGACAAACAATATGAAAATGGCAGAAATACATCAATCAGTGATGAGGAGTTAAAAGAGGTTGTAAAAGAGGTATTTGGTATATAA
- a CDS encoding IS200/IS605 family accessory protein TnpB-related protein — translation MITVQAKLIFESYEDRQKTLELMRRWSSCMRFAYKRLLEGFDRNSLKRELQGIFDLNSRYVDDAIMKAKAVLESCKQRGEDPRKAIFGGRPLFEKLKKRHINGKPYKKLKIEWQEKRKGNLYSRGDRSKKGNLNTRIVVNKSGTFLRINIGDRKYVFARLSAGYKKDKDRRQILQEIAALGVPYSVELKLKNGNVYAYFSVEELFPAIEITRENGAIGIDTNAYPNHMAWVEVDRSGQFISYGKIPMPELESGTSDRREYYRWQYAHEIVKIAKEKRKAIVIERLNIKDKGTRGDFSGRKSRRIRHFFSYRSLLYKIRILAKREGIEVIEVNPAYTSVIGMLKFAPQFMISKDIASAYVIARRGLGKKERIPANYMELLSRLDTSSLEELKEYVRKEVKNANLKKRQIKEIEYVMSKIQSPGSEPGRLFAPLGGTSAISCSESYNLWRVLRVAVVTPLSPDRVLRDMSVLKRILVSGQVGGPEIGASSCFLG, via the coding sequence TTGATAACAGTTCAGGCTAAGCTGATTTTTGAAAGTTATGAAGACAGGCAAAAGACATTGGAGCTTATGAGAAGATGGTCATCTTGCATGAGATTTGCATACAAAAGGCTATTAGAAGGCTTTGATAGAAATAGCCTCAAAAGAGAACTGCAAGGGATTTTTGATTTGAACTCAAGGTATGTAGATGATGCAATAATGAAAGCAAAGGCTGTTTTAGAGTCCTGCAAGCAAAGAGGGGAAGACCCGAGGAAAGCTATCTTTGGCGGCAGGCCGCTTTTTGAAAAGCTCAAAAAGCGGCATATAAATGGAAAGCCTTATAAAAAGCTCAAGATTGAGTGGCAGGAAAAAAGGAAAGGGAATTTATATTCAAGAGGAGATAGAAGCAAGAAAGGAAACTTGAACACAAGGATTGTGGTAAATAAAAGTGGCACATTTTTGAGGATAAATATAGGAGATAGAAAATATGTATTTGCAAGATTATCAGCCGGTTATAAGAAAGACAAAGATAGAAGACAAATTTTACAGGAGATTGCTGCCCTTGGAGTGCCTTATTCGGTAGAGCTAAAACTCAAGAATGGGAATGTGTATGCTTACTTTTCAGTAGAAGAACTCTTTCCGGCGATAGAAATCACCAGAGAAAACGGTGCTATAGGTATAGATACAAATGCATATCCAAATCACATGGCATGGGTAGAGGTGGACAGGAGCGGACAGTTTATAAGCTATGGCAAGATTCCAATGCCAGAGCTTGAAAGTGGAACCTCTGACAGAAGAGAGTATTACAGATGGCAGTATGCACATGAGATTGTGAAGATTGCAAAAGAGAAAAGAAAAGCTATTGTGATAGAAAGGCTGAATATAAAAGACAAAGGAACAAGAGGTGACTTTTCGGGCAGAAAATCAAGACGGATAAGGCACTTTTTCAGCTACAGGTCGCTTCTTTACAAAATCAGGATTTTAGCAAAACGAGAAGGGATAGAGGTTATAGAAGTAAATCCTGCGTACACATCGGTGATAGGGATGCTAAAGTTTGCACCGCAGTTTATGATAAGCAAAGATATTGCAAGCGCATATGTGATAGCAAGAAGAGGACTTGGGAAAAAAGAGAGGATACCTGCTAACTACATGGAGCTTCTTAGCAGACTTGACACCAGTAGTTTAGAAGAGCTGAAGGAGTATGTAAGAAAAGAAGTTAAAAATGCCAACTTGAAAAAAAGGCAGATCAAAGAGATAGAGTATGTAATGAGTAAGATACAAAGCCCTGGGAGTGAGCCAGGGAGGCTATTTGCACCTCTGGGTGGAACAAGTGCGATTAGCTGTAGCGAGAGCTACAATCTCTGGCGAGTTCTCAGGGTAGCGGTGGTAACGCCACTCTCCCCTGACAGGGTATTGCGAGATATGTCTGTCCTGAAGCGGATATTGGTTTCAGGGCAAGTGGGGGGACCGGAAATCGGCGCAAGTTCCTGCTTCTTGGGGTAG
- a CDS encoding DUF362 domain-containing protein has product MAGSKVYFTDFKTKPGYNMLDKLENLVKKAGIETIDFKNKFVAIKVHFGEPGNLAYIRPNYVARIVKLIKDLGGKPFVTDANTLYTGRRSNAVDHLQAAYENGFNPLTLGCHVIIADGLKGTEYREIEVNLKHTQKAKIGSAIADADIVISMNHFKGHEMTGFGGAIKNIGMGSGSRGGKLFMHSSSKPVIKTSKCVGCGMCVKSCAQLAIALNEKKKAVIDYEKCVGCGQCVAVCQFEAATVRWDEAASIASEKIAEYAYAVLKDKPNFHINFIMNISPDCDCWSHNDIPIAPDIGIAASFDPVALDKACVDLVNSSTFTPAGCVLEKAKHIEVDGKIDRFKSIHPDTDWQVALKHAQEIGLGSLEYELVKV; this is encoded by the coding sequence ATGGCTGGATCAAAGGTTTATTTTACAGACTTCAAAACCAAACCCGGGTATAATATGCTTGATAAGCTTGAAAATCTTGTGAAGAAAGCAGGGATTGAAACAATCGATTTTAAAAACAAGTTTGTTGCTATCAAGGTTCATTTTGGTGAGCCGGGAAATCTTGCTTATATCAGACCAAATTATGTGGCAAGGATCGTAAAGCTTATAAAAGACCTCGGTGGAAAACCGTTTGTAACAGATGCAAATACACTTTACACCGGAAGAAGAAGCAATGCAGTTGACCATCTTCAGGCTGCCTATGAAAATGGGTTCAATCCGTTAACTCTGGGCTGCCATGTTATAATTGCAGACGGACTTAAAGGAACAGAATACAGAGAAATTGAAGTGAACTTAAAGCATACACAGAAAGCAAAGATAGGCTCTGCAATAGCCGATGCTGACATTGTGATTTCCATGAACCACTTCAAAGGGCATGAGATGACAGGTTTTGGCGGTGCTATCAAAAATATTGGTATGGGGTCTGGCTCGCGCGGTGGTAAGCTTTTTATGCATTCATCTTCAAAACCGGTTATAAAAACTTCAAAGTGTGTTGGCTGTGGAATGTGTGTCAAAAGCTGTGCACAGCTTGCAATTGCTCTCAATGAGAAAAAGAAAGCAGTTATCGATTATGAAAAGTGTGTCGGGTGCGGTCAGTGCGTTGCTGTTTGCCAGTTTGAAGCAGCAACTGTAAGATGGGATGAGGCAGCATCAATTGCAAGTGAGAAGATTGCCGAGTATGCATATGCAGTTTTAAAAGACAAACCCAATTTTCACATAAACTTTATAATGAACATATCTCCTGACTGTGACTGCTGGTCCCACAATGATATTCCCATTGCGCCCGACATTGGTATTGCTGCATCGTTCGACCCTGTTGCACTGGATAAAGCATGTGTTGACCTTGTAAACAGCTCCACATTCACCCCGGCCGGCTGTGTGCTTGAAAAGGCAAAACACATTGAGGTTGATGGCAAAATAGACAGGTTCAAAAGTATCCACCCTGACACAGACTGGCAGGTAGCATTAAAACATGCACAGGAAATTGGGCTTGGAAGTTTGGAATATGAGCTTGTGAAGGTTTGA
- a CDS encoding anthranilate synthase component II, giving the protein MVLIVDSFDSFTYNLYNYFLRLGVRTVVKNRDEIDIGFIYSLNPSHIVLSPGPGRPDDDRILFEIIHHFKETKSILGVCLGHQAIGMYFGAKLAKAKRPMHGIVDTINHDKQGLFRNLKSPLNVTRYHSLILEKDSIKNTDLVITAYTKDGEVMGIRHRIYRIEGVQFHPESIATEQGLLMLENFLRG; this is encoded by the coding sequence ATGGTTTTGATTGTTGACAGCTTTGACTCATTTACCTACAATCTGTACAACTATTTTTTGAGATTGGGTGTAAGGACAGTTGTAAAGAACAGAGATGAGATTGACATAGGTTTTATATATAGCCTGAACCCTTCACATATAGTTTTGTCACCCGGACCGGGAAGACCGGACGATGACAGAATTTTGTTTGAAATAATACACCATTTTAAAGAAACCAAAAGTATTCTGGGTGTGTGTCTGGGGCATCAGGCAATTGGAATGTACTTTGGAGCAAAGCTTGCAAAGGCAAAAAGACCCATGCATGGAATTGTAGATACAATAAATCACGACAAACAGGGACTTTTCAGAAACCTGAAAAGTCCCTTGAATGTCACAAGATATCATTCGCTTATTCTGGAAAAAGATAGCATAAAAAATACAGATCTTGTAATTACTGCTTATACAAAAGATGGTGAGGTTATGGGAATAAGGCACAGAATTTACAGAATTGAAGGTGTCCAGTTTCATCCGGAGTCAATTGCAACAGAACAGGGGCTTTTGATGTTGGAAAATTTTTTAAGAGGGTGA
- the pabB gene encoding aminodeoxychorismate synthase component I codes for MKVYDDFELFWAFLNLKEDFTVLFESNLYNKDYGRYSFLFLRPKEVFICKDGDDSFEYLKRLSEEISKRSNHSEFIFNGGFAGYFSYNFGVDLSKVERKKDFSGVYKAFFGYYEDFIVFDHLKKEVYIKISSKSDLRDITEVILAQKANLKSIAFKEPAVLSVTSNFEKEEYKNCIKRIKDYIYEGDVYQVNLSQRFTFKGKFDPDYLYSCLRTRNFGAYHAYINLPKASIISTSPELFLRKRGSEIITKPIKGTVKRGANAAEDRILKEKLFYDTKCRSELLMIVDLERNDFAKICKPHTVDVPELFEVESYSSVFHLVSTVKGEINPDVKLYDIIKATFPGGSITGAPKLNAIKIIEELEKDPRGVYTGSIGYISNNFNMEFNIAIRTLVLECDSVYFNVGGGIVWDSDEEEEYRETLYKGRPFFEILGCKEFIEDI; via the coding sequence TTGAAGGTTTATGATGATTTTGAGCTGTTTTGGGCGTTTTTAAATTTAAAAGAAGATTTTACAGTTCTATTTGAGAGCAATCTTTATAATAAAGACTACGGACGGTATTCATTTTTATTTTTAAGACCAAAAGAGGTTTTTATTTGCAAAGATGGCGATGATAGTTTTGAATATCTAAAAAGGCTGTCTGAAGAGATTTCAAAGAGAAGTAACCATTCAGAATTTATATTTAACGGTGGTTTTGCAGGATATTTTTCGTACAATTTTGGTGTTGACCTCAGCAAAGTGGAGAGAAAAAAAGACTTTTCAGGTGTATATAAAGCTTTTTTTGGATATTATGAAGATTTTATTGTCTTTGACCATTTAAAAAAAGAAGTTTATATCAAAATTTCTTCCAAAAGTGATTTAAGAGACATAACAGAAGTTATACTTGCACAAAAAGCAAATCTAAAAAGCATAGCTTTTAAAGAGCCTGCTGTTTTATCAGTTACTTCTAATTTTGAAAAAGAGGAATATAAAAATTGCATAAAGAGGATAAAGGATTACATATACGAAGGTGATGTTTATCAGGTAAACCTGTCTCAGCGATTTACTTTCAAAGGTAAATTTGATCCTGATTATTTATACTCCTGTTTGAGAACAAGAAATTTTGGTGCATATCACGCATACATAAATCTTCCAAAAGCAAGCATAATTTCTACATCACCCGAGCTTTTTCTGCGAAAAAGAGGCTCCGAGATTATAACAAAGCCAATTAAAGGGACGGTAAAGCGCGGGGCAAATGCGGCTGAAGACAGGATTTTGAAAGAAAAACTTTTTTATGATACAAAATGTCGCTCAGAGCTTTTGATGATTGTTGACCTTGAGAGAAATGACTTTGCTAAAATTTGCAAACCCCATACGGTTGATGTGCCAGAACTTTTTGAGGTGGAAAGCTACTCAAGTGTGTTTCACTTAGTTTCAACAGTAAAAGGTGAAATAAATCCTGATGTCAAGCTTTATGATATAATAAAAGCCACCTTTCCAGGAGGATCTATCACAGGCGCGCCCAAATTAAATGCAATAAAGATAATTGAGGAGCTTGAAAAGGACCCAAGAGGAGTGTACACAGGCTCTATAGGGTATATATCAAACAATTTCAATATGGAATTTAACATTGCAATAAGAACTCTTGTGCTGGAATGCGACAGTGTCTATTTTAATGTCGGTGGTGGAATTGTTTGGGACTCCGATGAAGAAGAGGAGTACAGGGAGACATTATACAAGGGAAGACCTTTTTTTGAGATACTGGGCTGCAAAGAATTTATAGAAGATATTTAA
- a CDS encoding aminotransferase class IV yields MFLADGFDDFRFGLLPFETIYYQEGRPHFLYEHFMRLKRAFWILKQPCKIGFDEFERMVLDYIFSASKNYGSIRVTYFKNTLIIEEKEIRYSKQLFTGGLSLKIARSRKDSKNILNYIKTFNMGLNFIEEARAKEKGYDSCLFLNQNGFVCEAAFANVFFRKGTTLYTPHLSCGLLSGIVRKKVCLIAQNLNYQVKKEFLSLDAISKMDECFITSSIAGVFPVKKIDRFEFSSREFVDTISEYEYFKRPWHAK; encoded by the coding sequence TTGTTTCTGGCAGATGGTTTTGATGATTTCAGATTTGGGCTTTTGCCATTTGAGACCATATATTATCAGGAAGGTAGACCTCACTTTTTATATGAACATTTTATGAGATTGAAAAGGGCTTTTTGGATTTTGAAACAGCCCTGCAAAATCGGGTTTGATGAGTTTGAAAGGATGGTTTTGGATTATATATTTTCAGCTTCAAAAAACTATGGTTCAATCAGAGTAACATATTTTAAAAATACTTTAATAATTGAAGAAAAAGAGATAAGGTATTCAAAACAACTTTTTACAGGAGGACTGAGTTTGAAGATTGCACGGTCAAGAAAAGATTCAAAAAACATTTTGAATTACATCAAAACATTTAACATGGGTTTAAATTTTATAGAAGAAGCCCGTGCAAAGGAAAAGGGGTATGATAGCTGCCTGTTTTTAAACCAGAATGGTTTTGTCTGCGAGGCTGCGTTTGCCAATGTGTTTTTCAGAAAAGGTACCACTTTGTATACACCTCACCTGTCATGCGGGCTTTTGTCCGGCATTGTTAGAAAAAAGGTGTGTTTGATTGCACAGAACCTGAACTATCAGGTAAAAAAAGAGTTTTTGAGTCTGGATGCAATATCAAAGATGGATGAGTGTTTTATCACCAGCAGCATTGCGGGAGTTTTTCCTGTAAAAAAGATTGATAGGTTTGAGTTTTCAAGCAGAGAGTTTGTTGATACCATTTCAGAATATGAATATTTTAAAAGACCATGGCATGCAAAATAA
- a CDS encoding 4Fe-4S binding protein, whose translation MKRKILPVQILRYLTQFLSFLLFPMSFAILLSQIKSLYLAFIGRENFNFSSNFILLIVTIVLTIFLGRFFCGFICSFGAVTEWINLFSRKLFKIRFEMPKKLDRILKGLKYIVLIYLVGYIWTFDKKQYVDPWDAFDNIISLNFNVSFYVASFAFLAGIFVLSIFVSRPYCRYFCPLGAIFALFSKAKIASVKKKDKNCGQCRICEEACPMGIDTENAEKYKGECISCIKCVEICPRYNMQLNLANQPVNPRYTSSLTVAGLFAVFSALSFLPAAKKVDTPKTSTITSSVVTENYQTEKTTENINSSENNQANVEQKYQAETNKDSSQQTIEAQVQEENNTQKDSASSKVQQNQKSSVSSDNLEVKQKIDSTRSQSSDKATQKSQATDIEESKKTVQNYSYSSQPSNSTDKTSEADLQQENPSAAAETNTQSSENSNTITQSSNAKSRIYKDGTYTGEGFGYRPGLVVEVTIKDDRITKIEIVSNNETPGFARLPFEIIPQEIIESQSTDVDVVSGATRTSYGIIMAVEDALNKAKIENSSGSQN comes from the coding sequence GTGAAAAGAAAAATTTTACCCGTGCAGATTTTAAGGTATTTAACCCAGTTTCTTTCTTTTCTGCTTTTTCCAATGTCGTTTGCCATTTTGCTATCTCAGATAAAAAGTTTATATTTAGCTTTCATAGGAAGAGAAAACTTTAACTTTAGTTCAAACTTTATTCTTTTGATTGTAACAATAGTTTTGACAATCTTCCTTGGCAGATTTTTCTGTGGTTTTATATGCTCATTTGGAGCGGTTACTGAGTGGATAAATCTCTTTTCCAGAAAACTTTTTAAAATCAGATTTGAAATGCCAAAAAAGCTTGATAGGATACTGAAAGGTTTAAAGTATATTGTACTGATTTACCTTGTTGGATATATCTGGACTTTTGACAAAAAGCAATATGTTGATCCGTGGGATGCTTTTGATAATATTATCTCCCTGAATTTTAATGTTTCTTTTTATGTTGCAAGCTTTGCTTTTCTGGCAGGCATATTTGTTTTATCTATTTTTGTTTCAAGACCATATTGCAGGTATTTCTGCCCACTCGGTGCAATATTTGCTTTATTTTCAAAAGCAAAAATAGCATCTGTCAAGAAGAAAGATAAAAATTGTGGTCAATGTAGAATATGTGAAGAAGCATGTCCAATGGGAATAGACACGGAAAATGCAGAGAAATACAAAGGTGAGTGTATATCCTGTATAAAATGTGTTGAAATCTGCCCGCGTTACAATATGCAGCTAAATCTTGCAAATCAGCCTGTCAACCCAAGATACACAAGCAGCTTAACAGTTGCAGGACTTTTTGCAGTATTTTCTGCTCTGAGCTTTTTGCCAGCTGCAAAAAAAGTTGACACACCTAAGACCAGCACCATAACATCCTCTGTTGTGACAGAAAATTATCAGACTGAGAAAACCACTGAAAATATAAATTCTTCGGAAAATAATCAAGCAAATGTTGAGCAAAAGTATCAGGCAGAAACCAATAAAGACAGCAGTCAACAAACAATTGAGGCTCAAGTTCAAGAAGAAAATAACACACAAAAAGATTCTGCTTCATCAAAAGTTCAGCAAAATCAAAAATCTTCAGTTAGCTCTGATAACTTAGAAGTCAAACAAAAAATCGATTCTACCCGGTCACAATCTTCTGATAAGGCTACACAAAAAAGCCAGGCAACAGACATTGAAGAAAGTAAGAAAACTGTGCAAAACTACAGCTATTCTTCACAACCTTCAAATAGCACAGATAAAACATCAGAGGCAGATTTACAGCAAGAAAATCCTTCTGCAGCAGCTGAAACAAATACACAGAGTTCAGAAAATTCGAACACCATCACACAATCTTCTAATGCTAAATCCAGGATTTACAAAGACGGAACTTACACAGGCGAGGGATTTGGCTACAGACCCGGCCTTGTTGTTGAGGTCACAATAAAAGATGACAGGATAACAAAAATTGAAATAGTCTCTAATAATGAAACACCAGGCTTTGCCCGGCTGCCATTTGAAATTATCCCTCAGGAGATTATTGAAAGTCAATCAACTGATGTTGATGTGGTCTCCGGAGCAACAAGAACATCTTACGGAATAATCATGGCAGTTGAGGATGCTTTAAACAAGGCAAAGATTGAAAACTCATCAGGCTCGCAAAATTAA
- a CDS encoding FAD:protein FMN transferase, whose amino-acid sequence MSLAVSFAANKPIVKSFWALGTDIKFKFYEQGFESALEKALKYLFWAESKMSVFNPKSEIAKLNKFGLYFPIKLSPDIYQLIEMAVEHSKMTDGYFDIAVKNLVDLWNNCRHKNQMPDKYQIEKILFSVGSENIRLLSNYRVRLKNATKIDLGGIAKGFIADKIKEIFYHHGINSAIVDLGGHILAIGKKGESLWKVGIQHPSKNRGEIIGIIEVSDTSVVTSASYERYYNIQGKKLSHIISPKTGYPVEDFISSVTVISSNSTFADAMSTALFAMGFKKAINYIQKTRLDAIVITTTREIYLTPNLKEKFICTDDSYRVISTNEVIVL is encoded by the coding sequence GTGTCCTTGGCAGTATCTTTTGCAGCAAACAAGCCCATTGTAAAATCTTTCTGGGCACTTGGCACTGACATAAAGTTTAAATTTTACGAACAAGGCTTTGAAAGTGCTCTGGAAAAAGCACTGAAGTATTTATTCTGGGCAGAGTCCAAAATGTCAGTGTTCAATCCAAAAAGCGAAATTGCAAAATTAAATAAATTTGGCTTATATTTTCCTATTAAACTGAGTCCAGATATTTACCAGCTTATTGAAATGGCTGTTGAGCACAGCAAAATGACAGACGGATACTTTGACATTGCTGTCAAAAATCTTGTGGATTTGTGGAACAATTGCAGACACAAAAATCAAATGCCTGATAAATATCAAATTGAAAAAATTCTCTTTTCGGTTGGCAGTGAGAATATAAGGCTTTTGTCAAATTACAGAGTTAGGTTAAAAAATGCCACAAAGATTGATCTGGGTGGTATTGCAAAGGGTTTTATAGCAGACAAAATAAAGGAAATTTTTTATCACCATGGTATAAACTCTGCTATTGTTGACCTTGGTGGACATATCCTTGCAATTGGCAAAAAGGGTGAATCTTTATGGAAGGTTGGAATACAGCACCCCAGCAAAAACAGAGGCGAAATCATTGGAATCATTGAAGTATCTGATACTTCTGTTGTAACATCGGCAAGTTACGAAAGATATTATAATATCCAGGGAAAGAAGCTTTCACACATAATAAGCCCAAAAACAGGCTATCCGGTTGAAGACTTCATTTCGAGTGTCACGGTAATCAGCAGCAATTCAACATTTGCCGATGCAATGTCCACTGCACTTTTTGCAATGGGCTTTAAAAAGGCTATAAATTATATTCAGAAAACCAGGCTTGATGCAATTGTCATTACAACAACCAGGGAAATTTACCTGACACCCAATTTAAAAGAAAAATTTATTTGTACTGATGATTCTTATAGAGTAATTTCAACAAATGAGGTGATAGTACTGTGA